Proteins encoded by one window of Desulfovibrio ferrophilus:
- a CDS encoding glycosyltransferase, protein MPFQWNTLPTPLLEALMTGSTGKAHLARSALLALGAPQPLVDLGLTLLAEAWTHDPLDANLATQTLSLDAKLHLLPAPIKALLKQASKSQGKLRSLQPALAHARDEVSASEMLTLASQIEPFFPAVAHMLQAEGHFLAGRFEQAGEACRALDVPLPRIMNLEAECALRTGDRERAITRYRESLLASPWQVNTLMRLYDLVMQRDQTISMPKGETVVLLYSWNKADDLDKTLASLAASDAKEACIITLDNGSTDATPQVVDAWANRLGKRFSKIRLPSNIGAPAARNWLMTLPEVRNSRWTVYLDDDVELVPDWLGRLGAATEAYPAAGVWGCKVVDIARPAIIQNADLHLREPYDDSTLAHISNQPTLFEVTDLHHEGPDLGQFDYIRPCASVTGCCHMFSTAKLLQAGEFDIRFSPTQLDDLEHDLRLLLAGHIPVYTGHLTVRHARLSGTKCAMSSAASGNAFGNQLKLQYKIGPDNAKAMRKIAAQALLDDVLTKQEALSL, encoded by the coding sequence ATGCCGTTTCAGTGGAACACACTGCCCACCCCGCTGCTTGAAGCTCTTATGACGGGCAGCACCGGGAAAGCGCATCTGGCCCGTTCTGCGCTATTGGCTCTGGGGGCACCCCAACCATTAGTGGATTTGGGACTGACGCTATTGGCCGAGGCCTGGACCCACGACCCGCTGGACGCGAACCTGGCAACTCAGACTCTCTCCCTGGACGCCAAACTGCACCTTCTGCCTGCGCCAATCAAAGCCCTATTGAAACAGGCTTCCAAATCCCAAGGCAAACTCAGAAGCCTGCAACCAGCGCTTGCACACGCCCGAGACGAAGTGTCCGCCAGCGAAATGCTCACACTCGCCTCACAGATCGAACCGTTTTTCCCCGCTGTAGCACATATGCTCCAAGCCGAAGGACACTTCCTGGCAGGCCGTTTTGAGCAGGCGGGCGAGGCTTGCCGAGCCTTGGATGTCCCCCTGCCCCGCATTATGAATCTTGAAGCAGAATGCGCCCTACGCACAGGGGACCGCGAACGGGCCATTACTCGGTACCGTGAATCACTGCTGGCTTCTCCTTGGCAAGTCAACACCCTGATGCGCCTGTATGACCTGGTCATGCAACGGGACCAGACCATCTCGATGCCTAAGGGAGAGACGGTGGTGCTGCTCTACTCCTGGAACAAAGCCGACGATCTGGACAAAACCCTTGCCAGCCTTGCCGCCTCGGATGCAAAAGAAGCCTGCATCATCACTCTGGACAACGGCAGCACCGATGCCACCCCGCAAGTTGTGGACGCCTGGGCCAACCGTCTGGGCAAGCGCTTCAGCAAGATTCGTCTGCCATCGAACATTGGCGCCCCTGCGGCGCGCAACTGGCTGATGACTTTGCCAGAGGTTCGCAATTCACGTTGGACCGTCTATCTGGACGATGACGTCGAACTCGTTCCCGACTGGTTGGGCCGTTTGGGCGCAGCTACCGAGGCCTACCCCGCAGCCGGAGTCTGGGGTTGCAAGGTCGTGGATATAGCACGCCCCGCCATCATCCAGAATGCGGACCTGCACCTGCGCGAACCATATGACGACTCAACTCTGGCACACATCAGCAACCAACCAACCCTGTTTGAGGTTACGGACCTGCATCACGAAGGCCCGGACCTGGGCCAGTTCGATTACATCCGTCCCTGCGCCTCGGTCACGGGATGCTGCCACATGTTCAGCACGGCCAAGCTGCTCCAGGCGGGTGAATTCGACATCCGCTTCTCGCCCACCCAACTTGATGACCTGGAGCACGATCTGCGCCTGTTGCTGGCCGGTCACATCCCCGTTTACACGGGCCATCTGACCGTCCGTCATGCCCGGCTTTCGGGCACAAAATGCGCCATGAGCAGTGCTGCCAGTGGCAATGCCTTCGGCAACCAGCTAAAACTTCAGTACAAAATAGGGCCAGACAATGCCAAGGCCATGCGTAAAATTGCAGCCCAGGCACTGCTCGATGACGTCCTCACCAAACAAGAGGCCCTGAGCTTGTAG
- a CDS encoding potassium channel family protein, which translates to MSKGRPDKHGLCGQIKLSKLQRRYGSFWPLIMGLCSLMLIFFGGVYGYMAVEGWTYLESFYMVLIALSTVGFEEVHPLSENGMVLTSVLLILGVGNFAFLIGSFTQILVEGRLQTVWGRHRVQKSIDKLTNHTIVCGYGRIGSIAVREIEREGLPVVAVEMGEELIPNMEEDEILFISGDATSDDVLTRAGIHRAKNLITALSSEAANVYVSLTARQLNPALNIVARANNESHINRLKHAGADRVMLPHTIGGIRMAQSVVRPAVTSFLELAVAGDGVELSMEELTLSDRSELCGKNLIESKIRQRFNVIIISLKHATGEVVFNPDAKTVLAAGDTVIAVGDRENLGNLWEVTS; encoded by the coding sequence TTGAGCAAGGGCAGACCCGACAAACATGGCCTGTGTGGCCAGATCAAGCTCAGTAAGCTGCAGCGGCGCTATGGCAGCTTCTGGCCGCTGATTATGGGCTTGTGCTCTCTGATGCTGATTTTCTTCGGCGGAGTCTACGGCTATATGGCCGTCGAGGGCTGGACCTACCTTGAAAGTTTTTACATGGTCCTTATTGCCCTCTCCACCGTCGGGTTTGAGGAGGTTCATCCTCTTTCGGAAAACGGTATGGTGTTGACCAGTGTCCTGCTCATTTTGGGCGTGGGCAACTTCGCTTTTCTCATCGGTTCGTTCACGCAGATTCTGGTGGAAGGCCGGCTTCAAACTGTTTGGGGGAGGCACAGAGTGCAAAAAAGTATCGATAAACTGACTAATCATACCATTGTTTGTGGTTACGGGCGTATTGGGTCCATTGCCGTGCGGGAGATTGAGCGCGAAGGGTTGCCTGTCGTGGCCGTTGAAATGGGCGAGGAACTTATCCCTAACATGGAAGAAGACGAGATCTTGTTCATCTCCGGTGACGCCACCTCGGACGATGTCCTGACCCGTGCTGGTATCCATCGTGCCAAGAATCTGATTACTGCTCTGTCCTCCGAGGCCGCCAACGTCTATGTCTCCCTGACTGCGCGGCAGTTGAATCCTGCACTCAATATCGTGGCTCGGGCCAATAACGAGTCACACATCAACCGTCTGAAGCACGCGGGTGCAGACCGTGTGATGCTGCCGCATACCATTGGTGGTATTCGCATGGCCCAGTCCGTTGTGCGACCTGCTGTGACCAGTTTTCTTGAACTGGCAGTCGCTGGTGATGGAGTGGAATTGTCCATGGAAGAGTTGACCCTTTCCGACCGGTCAGAACTCTGTGGCAAGAACCTGATTGAATCCAAGATTCGTCAGCGGTTCAACGTGATTATCATCAGTCTGAAGCATGCAACCGGAGAGGTTGTCTTCAATCCCGATGCCAAGACTGTTCTTGCTGCTGGTGACACCGTCATTGCCGTTGGCGACAGGGAAAATCTGGGCAACCTGTGGGAAGTGACTTCGTAA